The following nucleotide sequence is from Oncorhynchus clarkii lewisi isolate Uvic-CL-2024 chromosome 6, UVic_Ocla_1.0, whole genome shotgun sequence.
AAGTAATGTTGGAGCAATCAACCGTACTGTGTTCAGTAGTGACAACCTGGCCTCAGTCACCCGCCTCACCATCAACAACGCTGGTATCACCAACATTGCATCCAGAGCTCTCTGGTTCTTCCGTGACCTCAAAACCCTCAGCCTGGACCACAACAACATCTCTCAGCTCAACCCAGCCTGGTTCAGCCAACCAGCCATCCTCCAAAACCTCACCCTAATTCAGAACCATATTGAGGTTGTAGAGGACTCCATgcttagtgggttaactggtctaatTAGCCTGAACCTGACCAGGAATATGATCCAGAGCATTGCTCCTGGTAGTTTTAGCACCCAGTCCCATCTGGCCAGTTTGGACCTGTCTGGTAATAGGATCGTAACCATCAGTCCTGGTAATGTAGCATGATGTACTACATTACCCATAATGCACCGTGTATTATATCCTGTTTTATCTTAGTAAAGAAGTTCATGAAGCTGACAATGGTGTACTGTCTTATCAATACAGGTAGTTTCAGTGGACTCACTGGCCTAACTAGTCTCAACTTGGCCAGGAATATGATCAAGACCATCAGCCCTGGCTGTTTTAGCGCCCTGACCAGTCTGGCCTACTTGGATCTGTCAGGTAACAGGCTGACCAGGGTTAACCCCCAGGATCTGCTCCCATTCTCCCCCTCCACACAGATCAGGCTGGATGGCAACCCCTGGGACTGCTCCTGTGGAGTGGAGGACTTTGTCATCTTCCTCAGAGGTAGCGTTTTCTAGTAATTCGTAGGTAGGGGTTATGGTGTGGTATAAGTACTGCAATGCTGTAAAGTGATCATATTTAGTATATTTTTATTGCAAAAAGCTTCAATTAAttcgtttttaaaaaaaaaaaattaatctTCAAATGCTATGAAAATTGTAATAAGTGAAACTAATTAATTAGGCTTGAGCCACCCACACAATGACtaccacacacaacccacacacattATGTTCTAGATGTCACTATTGTGTATCCAGGTCTGCAGAATGCCTCTCtgctggagagggagatggaagtgACGTGTGCCAGCCCTTCAGCCCTGAGAGGCCAGCCTGTGTGGAACGTGTCCAAGTGTTTGATACCTAACCCACAGCCTCAGGAGGATACCCACATACAGCCCCCAGCCATGTCCATCACTGTCTCCACACTCATAGCAGTGATCGGTAGGTTCCGGAGCAATGCTGTACAGTGTACACTATAAAGAAATCCGATAGAACACAATAGTATTGCCTATACATATCTATGGTACAGTATGTTAAGACTGGTTTTAGTCGATCTCGTAACGAACAATTTACACTATTATGCTATCAGGAAAAATATGTATCGTGGTCCATTCATATAACACAACAGAATCAAGTGTGAACATAATCTTCACTAACTCTAGCTTGTCTTGTCTTCCAGTGGTGCTGTGTATCCTGATCTGTGGGGTCTGTGCCCTGGCTGTAGTCTGGAGGAGGAAACGTGAGACCAAACAGGTGAAGCCCAGTCTGGAGACAAAACGGGAGGAGGAAGCCGCAGAGCAGCCAGACAGTtccaccaccaccctccaccGACAGGTGGCTTCTTCAATGTCTGACTGGGATCCAGAGCTTGCTGCAAGGACTTACAGATCTGGAGTCAGAGCCAAGTCTGCTGATGCTGTCCTCTCCACGTCCCAGTtctgcagagcagagagagaagcacacaGGGTGGTGGTGGAGACTGAGCGAGAACTATACAGGAcggaaagtgtgagagagagcccGTTAAAAGAGATGAGGAACTCCGAGGAAGAGAACAGCAAAGAGCCAGGAGATAGTGAGTCCCAGGGGGTACATAGAAACCTGACAGGAAAATATGATATTAAGGGTGAAGTGAGTCAGGAAaaggacagagatgagagagatgatgATGGAACTGTGAATCTGCAAGATGGCGGCCAAAACATAATATGTGTATCCCAGGATTCGGAGACCATACCGTACCTGACCATCGGTGCTGACCCGGCCGAACCAAACCTTGAACGCCACAAAGGTCCAAGTCCACAGAAAGTCATGACAAGGATTTCCACTTGGCCCCCCACCTCAGCTCAGTGGCAGACCCACTTCGccatacagagagagggactcTATGTCTTCCCTGAGAATGGCCCTGGCCAAGAGGTCAAAGGTGAAACAGAGAACCAATCACCTGACCAAGA
It contains:
- the LOC139412091 gene encoding uncharacterized protein, which encodes MSITVSTLIAVIVVLCILICGVCALAVVWRRKRETKQVKPSLETKREEEAAEQPDSSTTTLHRQVASSMSDWDPELAARTYRSGVRAKSADAVLSTSQFCRAEREAHRVVVETERELYRTESVRESPLKEMRNSEEENSKEPGDSESQGVHRNLTGKYDIKGEVSQEKDRDERDDDGTVNLQDGGQNIICVSQDSETIPYLTIGADPAEPNLERHKGPSPQKVMTRISTWPPTSAQWQTHFAIQREGLYVFPENGPGQEVKGETENQSPDQEFEQIQSPDPGETENQSPNLEQEFKDDTDNRSADVSVSVLESSPPEGVMGEVNAEENCSTPPDLEISSPEYDPEPLIEISETLSDLVDTSLSSNVLTQTETNPGQENPEELDNKPTQIINRAVQSEGKSNRKGVPKRAGRSRESSGAPPSGVSPSDDNLLLDNDYAYIDLLHEVVQNQGRWTRERWKQTHLNKAASKHQGH